CGTCGGGCGACCTCTCGGCGATGCTCACAGGCGTGCCCGTGTCGCTGCCCGACCAACCGCTGGATACCCCCGGCCCCCTGGACAACCCCGGCGACGACCCGCTGCTGCCGCTGCGCCGACTCACCGTGGCCGAGACGTTTCTCAAAGCCCAGACGCTTCGGCCGGGTCGGGCGCTGCACGCGGTCGTCGACGTGCTCAACGAAGCATCCGGCAGCGTCGTGGCGCTCAGCCTCGAGCAAGACCCACCCGCGCCACGAGAGGGCCACCTCGACCTGCGTCATCCGCTGCGCGACGCTTCGCTAACACTGCGACTGACCACGCCGGCGGACGTCGACGCCAACGACGCCGAGGTCTTCTTCGCACGCCTCGCCGGCAACCTCGACCAACTCGCCAAGCTCGACCAACGCCACGAGGCCCTGCAACGGCTGGCGTACTTCGACGACCTCACCGGCATCCACAACGGCCGGTACTTCCGCTGGTTCCTCAGCCGCATCCTCGACCGAGCCCGCCGTAACTACTTCCCCGTCACGCTGCTGCTGTTCGACATCGACAATTTCAAGCAGTACAACGACAAGTACGGCCACGCCGTCGGTGACGACATCCTCCGACAGACCGCCCAGCTCATGCGCCGTTGCTGCCGGGAACACGACTGCGTCGCACGCATCTCCGGCGACGAGTTCGCGGTGGTGTTCTGGGAAAAGGAAGGCCCCCGCGAGCCCCACGATCCCGAGCACGCCACGACCAACCGCGTCCCGCAGACCCCGTTGGCCATTGCCAATCGCTTCCGCCGGCTGCTCTCCGACAGCGATTTCCCCGCCCTGGGTCAATCGGGCCGGGGCAAGCTGACCATCTCCGGCGGTATGGCCGTCTTCCCTTACGACGCCCACACCGCCGAGGAACTCATCGACGCCGCTGACAAAGCTCTCATGTTCAACGCCAAGCAACACGGCAAAAACAGCATCGCCCTGGTGAGCGGGGCCAACGGAAACGGTCACGGACACTGATCGCCATCGGTTTGCTACCCTCTAGCCGTGCCCCGACGTCCGCGGAACAACAACCTGACCGACCAGTTCAAGGACGGCGAGCTCTCCGACCACGCGGCCGACGAGCTTGGCGGGCCAAAGCAGAAGTACGGTCGCCGCTCGCGGCACGCCGACACCGTCAAGGCGAAAAACACCGCCGAGATGTTCGAGAAGAAACGTCGGGCGGCGGCGGACAAGTTGCCGCTGGGGCGGGTGGTGCAGGTGTACTCGCTGTTCTTCGATGTCGAGAGCGACACGGAGGAGCCGCACCTGTGTACGGCGCGCAAGACGATCCAGCGCGTGGCCGAGACGGAGATCGT
This genomic window from Planctomycetota bacterium contains:
- a CDS encoding GGDEF domain-containing protein; this translates as MRLRTDSDPPTESAPRKVLVIGDAARRVSQSISDALPHAEVETAETVFDGIADLHATHFDAVVTEIGHVDERPEAATNALREACDHEQNTRHFLLADAEHEPLGRSLVETGVAEDYAMLPATSGDLSAMLTGVPVSLPDQPLDTPGPLDNPGDDPLLPLRRLTVAETFLKAQTLRPGRALHAVVDVLNEASGSVVALSLEQDPPAPREGHLDLRHPLRDASLTLRLTTPADVDANDAEVFFARLAGNLDQLAKLDQRHEALQRLAYFDDLTGIHNGRYFRWFLSRILDRARRNYFPVTLLLFDIDNFKQYNDKYGHAVGDDILRQTAQLMRRCCREHDCVARISGDEFAVVFWEKEGPREPHDPEHATTNRVPQTPLAIANRFRRLLSDSDFPALGQSGRGKLTISGGMAVFPYDAHTAEELIDAADKALMFNAKQHGKNSIALVSGANGNGHGH